A region of Lycium barbarum isolate Lr01 chromosome 3, ASM1917538v2, whole genome shotgun sequence DNA encodes the following proteins:
- the LOC132632720 gene encoding anaphase-promoting complex subunit 8-like has product MGIKDNCRNELRAAVRHLSDRCLYSASKWAAEQLVGIEQDPAKYTPSHTRFQRGSSSIRRRFRTATEAAFTSTPVAGVSHVATPPVLEDDNEVIDSDFYLLAKSYFDCREYRRASHVLRDQTGKKALFLRCYALFLAGEKRKEEEMIELEGPLGKSDIVNHELVSIERELSALRKIGNIDSFCLYLYGLVLKQKGSDNRARTVLVESVNSYPWNWSAWSELQSLCTTAETLNSLNLNNHWMKDFFLAYAYQELRMHSESLVKYENLQGTFSFSNYIQAQIAKAQYSLREFEQVEVIFEELLRNDPYRIEDMDMYSNVLYAKECFSALSYLAHRVFLTDKYRPESCCIIGNYYSLKGQHEKSVMYFRRALKLNKNYLSAWTLMGHEYVEMKNTPAAVDAYRRAVDINPCDYRAWYGLGQAYEMMGMPFYALHYFKKSVFLQPSDSRLWIAMAQCFETEQLHMLEEAIKCYRRAANCNDREAIALHQLAKLHAELGRSEEAAFYYKKDLEIMEAEEREGPNLVEALMFLARYYKAQKRFEDAEVYCTRLLDYSGPEKETAKTLLRGIRYEMDVEHLPP; this is encoded by the exons ATGGGTATTAAAGACAACTGCAGAAACGAACTCCGAGCCGCCGTCCGTCACCTCAGCGACCGCTGCCTCTACTCCGCCTCAAAATG GGCAGCAGAGCAGTTAGTGGGAATTGAGCAAGACCCAGCAAAGTACACCCCATCTCACACTAGATTCCAGCGTGGCAGCTCCAGCATACGTCGCCGTTTCCGTACAGCTACGGAAGCTGCTTTTACTTCTACCCCTGTTGCTGGTGTATCCCACGTGGCTACGCCACCTGTCCTGGAGGATGATAATGAAGTCATTGACAGTGATTTTTACTTGCTTGCTAAGTCTTACTTCGATTGTAGAGAGTATCGACGGGCAAGTCATGTGCTTCGTGATCAGACTGGAAAGAAAGCTCTGTTTTTGCGCTGTTATGCCCTTTTCTTG GCTGGTGAAAAGCGAAAAGAAGAAGAGATGATAGAACTCGAGGGACCGTTAGGCAAGAGTGATATTGTGAACCACGAACTGGTTTCTATTGAGCGGGAGTTGTCTGCTCTTCGAAAAATTGGAAATATTGATTCCTTTTGCCTTTACTTGTATGGTCTTGTTCTTAAGCAGAAAGGCAGTGACAATCGTGCTAGGACAGTTCTTGTTGAGTCAGTAAACAGCTACCCCTGGAACTGGAGTGCTTGGTCTGAGCTGCAGTCGTTATGCACCACTGCTGAAACATTGAACAGTTTAAACCTTAATAACCACTGGATGAAAGACTTCTTCCTAGCCTATGCTTACCAAGAGCTTCGTATGCACTCTGAATCATTGGTTAAATATGAAAATTTGCAAGGGACTTTCAGTTTTAGCAATTATATCCAGGCCCAGATTGCTAAAGCTCAGTACAGTCTTAGAGAATTTGAACAAGTAGAAGTCATATTTGAGGAACTTCTAAGAAATGACCCTTATagaattgaagatatggataTGTATTCCAATGTGCTGTATGCAAAGGAATGTTTTTCAGCCTTAAGTTATCTTGCACATCGGGTATTTTTGACAGATAAATACAGGCCAGAGTCTTGTTGCATTATTGGGAATTATTACAGTTTGAAGGGGCAGCATGAGAAATCTGTAATGTATTTTCGGAGGGCTCTTAAATTGAATAAAAATTATCTATCAGCTTGGACACTTATGGGTCATGAGTATGTAGAGATGAAAAACACTCCAGCAGCAGTTGATGCCTATAGGCGGGCTGTGGACATAAATCCATGTGATTATCGAGCCTGGTATGGGTTAGGCCAAGCGTATGAGATGATGGGGATGCCATTTTATGCTCTTCATTATTTTAAAAAGTCAGTGTTCTTGCAGCCAAGTGATTCTCGATTATGGATTGCAATGGCCCAGTGTTTTGAAACAGAACAGCTTCATATGCTTGAGGAGGCAATCAAATGTTACAGAAGGGCTGCAAATTGTAATGACAGAGAAGCGATTGCACTTCACCAGCTAGCAAAACTGCATGCTGAACTTGGTCGTTCCGAAGAGGCAGCATTTTACTACAAGAAAGATTTGGAGATTATGGAAGCTGAAGAACGGGAAGGTCCTAACCTAGTTGAAGCTTTAATGTTTCTTGCCAGATATTATAAAGCTCAAAAGAGATTTGAAGATGCAGAGGTTTATTGCACCCGCCTTCTTGATTATTCTGGCCCC GAGAAGGAAACAGCGAAGACTCTACTTAGAGGAATAAGATATGAAATGGATGTTGAGCATCTTCCACCCTGA
- the LOC132632721 gene encoding uncharacterized protein LOC132632721, translating into MATNRWLRPEVYPLFAAVGVAIGICGLQLVRNMRINPEVRVNKEKRAAGILENFEEGEKYAEHAVRKFARSRSPEIFPNLNRFFSDPQEN; encoded by the exons ATGGCTACTAATCGCTGGCTTAGGCCCGAG GTATATCCGCTGTTTGCTGCCGTTGGTGTTGCGATCGGAATCTGTGGACTTCAGTTGGTTCGTAATATGCGTATCAACCCTGAAGTCAG GGTAAACAAGGAGAAAAGAGCTGCTGGCATTCTGGAGAACTTTGAAGAGGGAGAAAAATATGCTGAACATGCCGTTAGAAAGTTTGCTCGTAGTAGGTCGCCAGAAATTTTCCCTAACCTCAATAGGTTCTTCAGTGACCCTCAAGAGAATTAA
- the LOC132632722 gene encoding pentatricopeptide repeat-containing protein At1g74900, mitochondrial: MSALHKSTILKAPLNPISLSLRHFTTLPPPLPPPQPPLDPTTISNIILQTNPESLQDTLNTLTQWTPNLVHAVLKRLWNHGPKALQFFNILDHHPSYSHSSTAFDHVIDISARMRDYKALWKLVARMEARRLGPNPKTFGIITERYVSAGKPDKALNVFLSMHKHGCPQDLTSFNAFLDVLCKSKRTEMADKLFKMFRGRFKADTISYNTLANGFCLIKRTPKAQEILKEMVERGMEPTITTFNIMLNGFFKAGQIKEAWEFFLQMKKRKCDIDVVTYTTVVHGFGVAGDVEKARKVFSEMVGAGVLPSVATYNALIQVLCKKDSVENAILVFNEMLRKGYLPNAKTYNAIIRGLCHVRKMDSAMEYVDKMKEDGCEPNVQTYNVVIRYYCDEGEIEKGLRVFERMSTGDCLPNLDTYNILISAMFVRKKSDDLLVAGKLLTEMVDRGFLPRKFTFNRVLNGLLLTGNQDSAKEILRLVSKSGRLPCHFKL, from the coding sequence ATGTCGGCTCTGCACAAAAGTACAATCCTCAAAGCACCTCTGAATCCCATTTCCCTGTCCCTCCGCCACTTCACCACTCTTCCACCACCTTTACCGCCGCCACAACCACCACTGGACCCCACCACAATTTCCAACATCATACTTCAAACAAACCCAGAATCATTGCAAGACACCCTTAACACCCTCACTCAATGGACACCAAACCTCGTCCACGCTGTCCTAAAACGTCTCTGGAACCACGGCCCAAAAGCCCTCCAATTTTTCAACATCCTCGATCACCACCCTTCATATTCCCACTCATCAACAGCCTTTGATCACGTTATTGATATCTCTGCTCGTATGCGTGATTACAAGGCCCTTTGGAAGCTCGTGGCCCGAATGGAAGCCCGGCGACTCGGCCCGAATCCGAAAACATTTGGTATCATTACTGAGAGGTATGTTTCGGCTGGGAAACCTGATAAAGCTCTGAATGTTTTCCTGTCTATGCATAAACATGGTTGTCCTCAGGATTTGACTTCTTTTAATGCGTTTCTTGATGTACTTTGTAAATCGAAACGGACTGAGATGGCTGATAAGTTGTTTAAGATGTTTAGGGGAAGGTTTAAAGCTGATACGATTAGTTATAATACGCTTGCGAATGGTTTTTGTTTGATTAAGAGGACACCGAAAGCAcaggaaattttgaaggaaatggTGGAGAGAGGTATGGAGCCGACTATAACGACGTTTAATATAATGCTTAATGGGTTTTTTAAAGCGGGACAGATTAAGGAAGCTTGGGAATTCTTTTTGCAGATGAAGAAGAGGAAATGTGATATCGATGTTGTGACTTATACTACTGTAGTTCACGGATTTGGTGTTGCGGGTGATGTTGAGAAGGCTCGAAAGGTGTTTAGTGAGATGGTGGGGGCTGGTGTACTTCCGTCTGTGGCTACGTATAATGCTTTGATACAAGTTTTGTGTAAGAAAGATAGTGTGGAAAATGCTATTTTAGTGTTCAATGAGATGTTGAGGAAAGGTTATTTGCCGAATGCCAAAACTTATAATGCCATTATCAGGGGATTGTGCCATGTCAGGAAAATGGACAGTGCTATGGAGTATGTGGATAAGATGAAAGAGGACGGGTGTGAGCCAAATGTTCAGACTTATAATGTTGTCATCCGATACTATTGTGATGAAGGGGAAATCGAGAAGGGGCTGAGGGTGTTTGAAAGGATGAGTACTGGGGATTGTTTACCTAATTTGGATACATACAATATCTTGATAAGTGCAATGTTTGTGAGGAAAAAATCAGATGATTTATTAGTGGCTGGGAAATTATTGACAGAAATGGTTGACAGAGGATTTCTTCCTCGAAAATTTACCTTCAACCGGGTTCTAAATGGTCTTTTGCTAACTGGTAATCAAGATTCTGCAAAAGAGATTTTGAGGTTGGTAAGCAAATCTGGCCGCCTCCCCTGCCATTTTAAATTGTGA